One genomic segment of Panicum virgatum strain AP13 chromosome 2N, P.virgatum_v5, whole genome shotgun sequence includes these proteins:
- the LOC120659011 gene encoding uncharacterized protein LOC120659011: protein MQRGRYGNLTAAALAKSQYISPGLLRQQHAKRTYPNISSGAPIHNNSNVGTNGAHTSIKKATSFKNHFQVPEDNPEHGDELDDLCDRTMNTPKSKGAYFAYASSEPEDEDTDWSDWNKKAKKFLSKNKDLVDQDRMHAGWSRDDGRSVDQDGLSNNDNMETEEAQEDQHLADRLNRDKKVEKKQGHGKNKCKKVAKLKAGEKIKVRFYNKRALSKTFSRQFGRIVRDLNITPIRVKKWTDISPVAQKHIFDAIKDKFENADQNIELDVYENEIMEHARDLWNNWRGDLNRHFVKPARNMQHAIKNCPQEIPKADWEWLVKEHFYSKEFTEKSKRNSKIDLA from the exons ATGCAAAGGGGCAGGTATGGAAATCTCACAGCTGCAGCATTGGCTAAGTCACAATACATAAGTCCTGGACTGCTTCGTCAGCAACATGCGAAGCGAACCTATCCAAATATCAGTAGCGGTGCACCAATCCACAACAACAGTAATGTAGGCACCAATGGTGCTCATACTTCAATCAAGAAAGCTACTAGTTTCAAGAACCATTTCCAAGTACCTGAGG ATAATCCAGAACATGGAGATGAATTAGATGATCTGTGTGATAGGACAATGAATACACCGAAGTCCAAAGGTGCATATTTTGCATATGCTAGCTCTGAACCAGAAGATGAAGACACAGATTGGTCAGATTGGAACAAGAAAGCAAAGAAGTTCTTAT CCAAGAACAAAGATCTAGTTGATCAAGATAGGATGCATGCTGGATGGAGCAGAGATGATGGAAGGTCTGTCGATCAAG ACGGATTGTCTAATAATGATAACATGGAGACTGAAGAAGCACAAGAGGATCAGCATCTTGCAGATAGATTAAATC GTGACAAAAAAGTTGAAAAGAAACAAGGTCATGGAAAAAACAAATGTAAGAAGGTTGCTAAACTAAAGGCAGGCGAGAAAATTAAAGTGAGGTTCTATAACAAGAGAGCTTTATCTAAAACATTCTCACGACAGTTTGGTAGAATTGTGCGTGATCTTAACATCACTCCAATAAGGGTCAAGAAATGGACAGATATAAGTCCAGTAGCTCAGAAGCACATTTTTGATGCAATTAAG GACAAGTTCGAAAATGCAGACCAAAATATTGAACTTGATGTCTACGAAAATGAGATCATGGAGCATGCTAGAGATCTATGGAACAATTGGCGTGGAGACTTAAATCGGCATTTTGTTAAGCCAGCAAGGAATATGCAACATGCTATTAAGAATTGTCCTCAAGAGATTCCAAAAGCAGATTGGGAGTGGCTTGTCAAAGAACATTTCTACAGCAAGGAGTTCACA